CGTTGACGCAACGATGGGAAACGGGCATGACACAGTTTACCTCGCTGAACTAGTCGGTGAAACCGGTCAGGTATATGGATTCGATGTCCAAGAAAAAGCCGTTACGAATACGAAAGAACGGTTACAAGAAAGAGGATTAGAAAACAGAGCGCAAATCCTTCTAAAAGGTCATGAAAGTGTTAAAGAAGTAATTCCAAGTGATCAACATGGCCAAGTGCAAGCTGCCATTTTCAACTTAGGTTATTTGCCAGGCAGCGATAAACAGATTATTACTAAGCCTGATTCTACTTTAAAAGCCGTTCAATCTCTACTAGACATTTTGAGACCAGGTGGCTTGATTATCCTCGTAGTCTATTACGGACACGAAGGTGGATCAGAAGAAAAAGAACAACTCATGAGCTACTTGAAAGAACTAGATCAACCAACCGCTCACGTTATGCAATATCAGTTCATTAATCAGAAAAACAACCCACCCTTTTTAATTGCGGTTGAAAAAAGATGAATACTTTAAAATGCTACAAAAGCCGAACTTACTCGAATGAGGGTTCGGCTTTTGTTTTGTTTATTTTAAAATTAAATTCCGCAAGCGACAGATCCGTTCTTTTGTAAATACTTTTGATGATATTCTTCTGCTTCATAAAAGAATGTAGCTGGTTCGATTTCTGTAACGATTGGCAGCTTAAAGGTACCTTTCTCAGTCCATTCCTTTATTTTTCTTTCTGCAACGTTTTGTTGATTCACATCAGAATAAAAAATGACTGAACGATATTGGTGTCCTATATCTAACCCTTGTTTATTTCTTGAAGTAGGATCGTGTACACCAAAGAATATATCTACTAATTCAGAATATGTGATTACGTTGGGGTCATATTGAATCTTTATTGCTTCTGCATGACCAGTTGTTCCTGTTTTCACTTGCTCATACGTCGGATTTTCGACGAAACCACCTGTATAACCGACACGAGTTTCAGTAATGCCTTCCAATTTCTCAAAGAATGCTTCAACTCCCCAGAAGCACCCAGCACCAAAGATCGCTAATTCCATTTCTCATCTTTCCTTTCTGAATAACGAAACTTCTATCGAGAGTTTTTGATCTAATCTAACGAAAAAAAAACCCGTTTCTCATCTAGCAAGAAAAGGGGTTCGTAGTAGTCCGTACGATCCTCTCATCTTCTAGGATAAATCCATCCTACAGGAATTGGCACCGTTCTCGTCAATCAAATAATTGATTCGATGGTTGCCGGGCATCAAAGGGCCAGTCCCTCCGCCTCTCTAGATAAGAAGTTTCTATTATTAAATTAATTATCATCTTACAATGTTTTGGTAATGTTGTAAAGGATTAAATTTGTTTAGATTTCCACTATTATATGACTACCTTATTAAATATGTGTAATTACAAATTAAAAAAGTTACATAACTTTACTACCAAGTCATGTAACTCCTTACTCATCGTATCAAGATGTTTTCACTTTCCGGTAAACGAAGCTGTTCCAATAAAAGTAGTAAGCAGGCAAACCACCGGCTCGCATCAGCTTCTTAAAGACACTCTGTACTTCCGGCTGGTTTTTCACTTTTGTATCGGTAGAGTATATGCCAAGTAATCCACGTGTAATCAATGAGTGAAATCTAGAGTGTGGAAGGGCTCTTGCTGCTTCATCAGCCTTGTTAAAGAAATGCATTAATCTATCCATCATCTGTTCCTTGTTCTCATAATAGAAACAAAAATTCAGATCTCCGCCTTCCTGATCCTCTTCCTGATCAATTAAATAGTCCATCATAATGTGTAACCCTTGAATCCACGGGAAATATCCTTCTTTAATTTTATCGACAAGGTCCGGACTCAAGTCTTTGTTCGTCGCATAAGAAACTAGACAGAAAATCCCGATTGTCGACCCTGCGCATGCCGAAAATTCATACCAACTCATAGCTGGTAGGTCTCGTTCATTTTCGGTAAACCATTGTTGTAAACGAGGAACCCGCTCTTCATGAATGACATGCTTATGTATTTGCAGGTTACTATAATGCCGCTCTAGCTCAATTAGGGATTTTGCGATTTGTTCAAAACTCGGTAATTTTGCTAAAATCGTCTGGCACGTACTGACGAGGTCGTGTAAGTAGCCACCGTCATTTTGGTCTTCACGTAGCGCATAATAATTTTCTAGTTCAGTACCTGGCGATAAGGCATGTTCCATTGATTGATGTAATAGCGCAAAATCCTCAGGATCCAGTGATGTACTTCGGTCACAGAGGTTATCCAAATAATCGCTAATCGTTTGGTAGGCGATGATAAACCGGATGACTTCACTTCGCCACTTATCATCAGCACTCAATAAAGCATAAATCCCTCCACCCTCACAATGAAAGGTTTTTGTATCTATGCTCTCTAGCGCTTGTGTCCTAAGTTCGCTATTCGGAATTTGTTCCGCCCGTTGTTTCCATACCGCTAGTTCTTTATGAACCGAGGGGAGGACTTGTCTATATATTTTGTTCATTAATGACCATGGTTGTGACGGTACATTCATGCCATCACTCCTTATGACTTTTTTCTCTTACAATTAAATTTAATTCAACATACTGGTGTATATATTGGAAGACGAGACCACGTTCTGGATCATTCAATACTTCATGGTAAAGTGCAGGCCATTCTTTATAGGCTTTTTCCGCCATATTCAACTGGTTGAACCATTCCCTTACCTTTTCTTTATCGACAATCAAGTCATCTCCGCCTTGAACAACTAATAAAGGCAGATCCGGAAACCGATGAACAGAGGCAAATGCAGCTTTCATCGCATCCATTAGCTCCCTGTACCAACGGATGGATACTTTTTTGACAAGTAGGAAATCCTCAGAGTCTCGTTTCAAAACCTCTTCTGATCGCGTCCCTCTTGGGCGACCCTTACTCGATCTTAATCGTAAACTCGGATACACTTTATTTAAAACTTTCGATACAGCATCTATCGCTTTTGGAGGTTTCTCGACGATTCCAAGAGCAGGAGATGACAAAAGCACAGCGGCTAATGGGAGATTCTTCTCTGTAACCGTTCGAATTACAGCAAGCCCGCCCATACTATGCCCAAATAAATATATGGGTAGATCAAAATGCTTCGCTTCATCTACCCATGATTCTATCGTTTCGATGTATTCATCAAAGGAATGGATATGACCGCGGTTTCTACGCGTTAATCCTTGCCCAGGTAGGTCGCCCATAACTACATGATAGCCCTTTGACACCCATTTTGAACAGAGCCATTCATATCTGCCATGATGCTCACCTGCGCCATGCACCATTACGATGACTGCCTTTGCTTCAGGTGCTTCCCATATCCACATGATGCTCCCCCTTTTCTTCTCGCCAATAATTTGCTAAACTGCTTATGATTTATACAACTATATGTATTCCCATAGGAAAGAGGATGATACTTTTGATTTATCCTTATCAAGGTTCAGAACCTAAGATTGATTCAAGTGTTTACATTGCTGATGGTGTAATAATCTCAGGCGATGTGACGATTCAAGAGAAATCTTCCATCTGGTTTAATACGGTCATCCGTGGAGATGTAGCCCCTACTTATATTGGTAAGCGGGTAAACATTCAAGACCTCTCCATGCTGCACCAGAGCCCTAATACACCTCTTGTCATTGAAGACGATGTTACAGTCGGTCACCAAGTTACCTTACATAGCTGTACCATACGGAAAAATGCACTTATTGGAATGGGCTCACTCATATTAGACGGTGCTGAAATTGGTGAAGGTGCATTTATCGGAGCAGGTAGTCTCGTTCCACCTGGCAAAAAAATTCCCCCGAACACCTTAGCGTTTGGACGTCCCGCAAAGGTCGTTAGAAACATCAATGAAAATGATCTACAAGAGATGGAACGCGTCCGAACTGAATATGTTGAGCGCGGTCAATATTACAAAACGCTTAAGCGTTAAATTCAATAATATTTCCATCAGGATCTTGTACGAACACTTGATGCCAGCCGGTTTTACTGGCTGGTTTATCTAAATAGGTGCACCCAGCTTTTTCGAGGCGATCGATTAATTCCTGAACGGAATCCACTCGAATCGCAAAATGAGCACTTCTACTATTTAAAGTAGGCATTGCATCTTCATTGAGAGATGAATTTACAATTAAGTGTAGCTGAGTACCCCCAAGGTTGTACCAAATACCCTCAAAGTCAAAGTCAGGTCTTTCTTCACTAACTTCAAACCTCAACACCTTTTCATAAAAAGACCTAGCCCGCTTCAGCTTCTTCACTTCTAATGAAACATGATGGATCTGTTTATACATGACTCATCCCTCCTTATCTACTATTCTTTTATACCCACTTTCACCATTTTATCATCCTATCATTTTTTATGATAATAATTAAGGATAGAGAGAGCCCGTCTGTATATGAGGGATGGACTGATTTTTCCACTTATCGTGCAAAACTCGGAATTTATCGTGCAAAACTCCAATTTTATCGTGCAAAACTCCAATTTTATCGATCAAAACTCCAACTTTATCGATCAAAACTCTATTTTTATCGAACATCCCATCATTTTCTCGCTCTACACAAAAAAACAGCTGACTATACGAGCCAGCCTGTTATTTACATATCAAATGTTCGTTTCTCTAAATCTCTTGCCGTCTTACTCGTCTCGACGGTCTTTTCCTCCTTCATCGTTCCGAATAGGTAATCGCCAACTGGATTTGAGACGCCATACCAATAATTTTCATTTTTATAATGGTGGAGGATGTGAATCTTTTTCATCCAAACTCCGAATTTCGTTCTCGGTTTAATCGGTCTATGCGCAACGTAATGCTTCCATTCGTAAAAGAAAAGCATCACTTTCAAACCGCACATGAAAGCTAATGTGTAAAATAAATTTCCTGAAATGATATAAAAAAGTGCTGACCAAACGATCATGTTCGGGATACTGTACCACAAAGGAAGAAAGAGTAGATGTAAGTCATCTGGATCTGAATGATGATCATAATGTAGTCGTTTCAACATCTTGAGAAGGAATGGATTCTGAGGTGTTTTTAAATGGAAGAGAAATCGATGTGTCATATATTCACTTAAAGAAAACGCGATTAATCCAATTGCGAAAGATATGGCGATCCATCCTCCTTTACCAAATAGGATAATTACAGTCATGTTAGCAGCAATTAGACACGACAAAATGAAAATATCAGGAAAGAGGAAGAAATCTCGATACACTTTGCTCATGTGAACCTCCTATTTTTTAATGATTCCTTTGTTTCCACATCTCGATACTTTGATCCATCATCCGTTCAGCGAGTTGCTTAGCTTGATCTGGATTGTTTGCAACTGCTGCTCCAATTAAGTCTCGGTAATAGCTCATGGAAACTTCTCGGTACGGTTGCTCTTCAAAATATAATGTTGCCATTTTAATATATAACCTTTGGAAGCTGTTTAGGATCAATAAGTATATCGGATTGGAGGAGGCTGCGGCTAATCCTCGTTGGAGCTTCCAATCAAATTCAGCAAAAGCTGACGCTTCATCTGCTAACTGATCCATTTCCGTCAACAGAGAAACCACTTGCATCGAATTTGTTTCTACTGCCCCGTGCACATATGCTGGTAGTAATGCCCTTCTCAATTCTAAAAGATGAACAATAAAAGCATCTGGCATATCTGCCTCTTGCTCTAAATAATGGACAAGTGTCATTAAATTTCCTTGTCTCCAGTAATCATTGACGACCGCCCTTTGTCCTTTACGAATCGTTATCCAACCATCGCGTTCTAGTCGTTGTAGTACTTCTCGGATCACAGGTCTTCCAACTTCAAAATGAGCAGCTAATTCTCGTTCTGAAGGTACTAATGTATTGCAGGCATATCCTCCGTTCATCACTCTTTCGATGATAATTTTTTCAATTCGGTCAGTTGTTCTCATTGTTCACACCTACTTTATGGTAATACCACTTTTTATTCTGGTAATACCAGTCTATTCTATCTAACGTCACAAATGCAACAATTTTCTGATAATTAAATACTCAAACTTTTTCCAACAACAAAAAACCCTAAACGACCACAATCGTTTAGGGTTCATTTCACACATCATGTTACTATGCGTTGTTTTTCAAAATTTCTGCTTTATCTGTTCGCTCCCATGGGAGTTCAATGTCCGTACGTCCGAAGTGACCGTATGCTGCAGTTTGCTTATAAATTGGACGGCGAAGATCAAGCATATTAATAATACCAGCTGGACGAAGATCGAAATTCGCACGAACCAGCTCAACAAGCTTTTCTTCAGAAACTGTTCCCGTCTCAAATGTATCAATTGAGATCGATACAGGTTGCGCTACACCTATTGCATAAGCGAGTTGAACTTCACATTTGTCAGCAAGTCCAGCAGCAACAATGTTCTTCGCAACGTAACGTGCAGCATATGCAGCAGAGCGGTCTACTTTTGTAGGATCCTTACCAGAAAACGCTCCCCCACCATGACGTGCATATCCACCGTAAGTATCTACGATAATCTTACGTCCTGTTAAACCAGCGTCACCTTGTGGTCCACCGATTACAAAGCGACCAGTTGGGTTAATGAAATATTTTGTATCTTCATCAATCAATTCAGTAGGTACAACTGGATTGATGACATGCTCCTTCAAGTCACGCTTGATCTGCTCAAGTGTAACCTCTGGATGATGTTGTGTTGAGATGACAACCGTATCAACTCGAACAGGTTGATTGTTTTCGTCATATTCTACGGTTACTTGCGTTTTTCCATCTGGACGGAGGTAAGGGACGACTTCATTCTTTCTTACATCTGCCAAACGGCGGCTTAACTTATGAGAAAGTGAAATAGGCAATGGCATCAGTTCTGATGTTTCATTACAAGCGTAACCAAACATTAAACCTTGATCTCCTGCCCCAATTGCATCAATTTCCTCATCAGACATCGTGCCTTCTCTAGCTTCAAGAGCTTTGTCGACACCTTGAGCAATGTCTGCCGACTGCTCATCAATAGATGTAAGAACTGCACATGTCTCATAATCAAATCCATATTTTGCTCGTGTATAGCCAATACCTTTAACTGTTTCACGAACAATTTTAGGAATGTCTACATAAGTAGAAGTAGTAATTTCACCTGCAACAAGTACAAGACCAGTATTAACAGATGTTTCACACGCAACCCGAGCGTTCGGATCACTTGATAGAATTTCGTCTAGAATTGCATCTGAGATTTGATCACAAATTTTGTCTGGATGACCTTCTGTGACCGATTCAGAAGTAAAAA
This Pseudalkalibacillus berkeleyi DNA region includes the following protein-coding sequences:
- the metK gene encoding methionine adenosyltransferase, with product MSTSRRLFTSESVTEGHPDKICDQISDAILDEILSSDPNARVACETSVNTGLVLVAGEITTSTYVDIPKIVRETVKGIGYTRAKYGFDYETCAVLTSIDEQSADIAQGVDKALEAREGTMSDEEIDAIGAGDQGLMFGYACNETSELMPLPISLSHKLSRRLADVRKNEVVPYLRPDGKTQVTVEYDENNQPVRVDTVVISTQHHPEVTLEQIKRDLKEHVINPVVPTELIDEDTKYFINPTGRFVIGGPQGDAGLTGRKIIVDTYGGYARHGGGAFSGKDPTKVDRSAAYAARYVAKNIVAAGLADKCEVQLAYAIGVAQPVSISIDTFETGTVSEEKLVELVRANFDLRPAGIINMLDLRRPIYKQTAAYGHFGRTDIELPWERTDKAEILKNNA
- a CDS encoding VOC family protein is translated as MYKQIHHVSLEVKKLKRARSFYEKVLRFEVSEERPDFDFEGIWYNLGGTQLHLIVNSSLNEDAMPTLNSRSAHFAIRVDSVQELIDRLEKAGCTYLDKPASKTGWHQVFVQDPDGNIIEFNA
- a CDS encoding class I SAM-dependent methyltransferase codes for the protein MNLSRVLPFAKELLQKVVEPGGIVVDATMGNGHDTVYLAELVGETGQVYGFDVQEKAVTNTKERLQERGLENRAQILLKGHESVKEVIPSDQHGQVQAAIFNLGYLPGSDKQIITKPDSTLKAVQSLLDILRPGGLIILVVYYGHEGGSEEKEQLMSYLKELDQPTAHVMQYQFINQKNNPPFLIAVEKR
- a CDS encoding alpha/beta hydrolase, which codes for MWIWEAPEAKAVIVMVHGAGEHHGRYEWLCSKWVSKGYHVVMGDLPGQGLTRRNRGHIHSFDEYIETIESWVDEAKHFDLPIYLFGHSMGGLAVIRTVTEKNLPLAAVLLSSPALGIVEKPPKAIDAVSKVLNKVYPSLRLRSSKGRPRGTRSEEVLKRDSEDFLLVKKVSIRWYRELMDAMKAAFASVHRFPDLPLLVVQGGDDLIVDKEKVREWFNQLNMAEKAYKEWPALYHEVLNDPERGLVFQYIHQYVELNLIVREKSHKE
- the msrA gene encoding peptide-methionine (S)-S-oxide reductase MsrA, encoding MELAIFGAGCFWGVEAFFEKLEGITETRVGYTGGFVENPTYEQVKTGTTGHAEAIKIQYDPNVITYSELVDIFFGVHDPTSRNKQGLDIGHQYRSVIFYSDVNQQNVAERKIKEWTEKGTFKLPIVTEIEPATFFYEAEEYHQKYLQKNGSVACGI
- a CDS encoding sterol desaturase family protein translates to MSKVYRDFFLFPDIFILSCLIAANMTVIILFGKGGWIAISFAIGLIAFSLSEYMTHRFLFHLKTPQNPFLLKMLKRLHYDHHSDPDDLHLLFLPLWYSIPNMIVWSALFYIISGNLFYTLAFMCGLKVMLFFYEWKHYVAHRPIKPRTKFGVWMKKIHILHHYKNENYWYGVSNPVGDYLFGTMKEEKTVETSKTARDLEKRTFDM
- a CDS encoding gamma carbonic anhydrase family protein, which translates into the protein MIYPYQGSEPKIDSSVYIADGVIISGDVTIQEKSSIWFNTVIRGDVAPTYIGKRVNIQDLSMLHQSPNTPLVIEDDVTVGHQVTLHSCTIRKNALIGMGSLILDGAEIGEGAFIGAGSLVPPGKKIPPNTLAFGRPAKVVRNINENDLQEMERVRTEYVERGQYYKTLKR
- a CDS encoding tetraprenyl-beta-curcumene synthase family protein, producing the protein MNVPSQPWSLMNKIYRQVLPSVHKELAVWKQRAEQIPNSELRTQALESIDTKTFHCEGGGIYALLSADDKWRSEVIRFIIAYQTISDYLDNLCDRSTSLDPEDFALLHQSMEHALSPGTELENYYALREDQNDGGYLHDLVSTCQTILAKLPSFEQIAKSLIELERHYSNLQIHKHVIHEERVPRLQQWFTENERDLPAMSWYEFSACAGSTIGIFCLVSYATNKDLSPDLVDKIKEGYFPWIQGLHIMMDYLIDQEEDQEGGDLNFCFYYENKEQMMDRLMHFFNKADEAARALPHSRFHSLITRGLLGIYSTDTKVKNQPEVQSVFKKLMRAGGLPAYYFYWNSFVYRKVKTS
- a CDS encoding GntR family transcriptional regulator, coding for MRTTDRIEKIIIERVMNGGYACNTLVPSERELAAHFEVGRPVIREVLQRLERDGWITIRKGQRAVVNDYWRQGNLMTLVHYLEQEADMPDAFIVHLLELRRALLPAYVHGAVETNSMQVVSLLTEMDQLADEASAFAEFDWKLQRGLAAASSNPIYLLILNSFQRLYIKMATLYFEEQPYREVSMSYYRDLIGAAVANNPDQAKQLAERMMDQSIEMWKQRNH